One window of the Rhizorhabdus dicambivorans genome contains the following:
- a CDS encoding cold-shock protein: MGFDRGKRGPRGGRDKRDGFGDESYGGYGGGGGFGGDRFGGGGDRFGGGGGYGGGGGDRFGGGGGGGGFRGGGGGGFGGGGGGGRGGMPAQVIGEGKGVVKFFNGQKGFGFVVRDDGGEDVFVHISAVEQAGLTGLAEGQPLEFTLVDRGGRISATDLKIEGDPLPVEERAPREPREGGFGGAPRGGPSRQLTGEKATGTVKFFNAMKGFGFIQRDDGQPDAFVHISAVERAGMTNLNEGDRLEFELEVDRRGKYAAVNLTPLS; this comes from the coding sequence ATGGGTTTCGATAGAGGGAAGCGCGGTCCGCGCGGCGGCAGGGACAAGCGCGACGGCTTCGGTGACGAGAGTTACGGTGGCTATGGCGGCGGCGGCGGCTTCGGCGGCGACCGCTTTGGTGGCGGCGGTGACCGTTTCGGCGGTGGCGGCGGCTACGGCGGCGGCGGCGGTGACCGCTTCGGCGGTGGCGGCGGCGGCGGCGGTTTCCGCGGCGGTGGCGGCGGCGGTTTCGGCGGCGGCGGCGGCGGTGGCCGTGGCGGCATGCCGGCCCAGGTCATCGGCGAGGGCAAGGGCGTCGTCAAATTCTTCAACGGCCAGAAGGGTTTCGGCTTCGTCGTTCGTGACGATGGCGGCGAGGATGTGTTCGTTCATATCTCCGCGGTCGAGCAGGCCGGCCTGACCGGCCTGGCCGAAGGCCAGCCGCTCGAGTTCACCCTCGTCGATCGCGGCGGTCGCATTTCCGCGACCGACCTCAAGATCGAGGGCGATCCGCTTCCGGTCGAGGAGCGCGCACCCCGCGAGCCGCGCGAAGGTGGTTTCGGCGGTGCGCCGCGTGGCGGCCCGTCGCGCCAGCTGACCGGCGAAAAGGCCACCGGCACGGTCAAGTTCTTCAACGCGATGAAGGGCTTCGGCTTCATCCAGCGCGATGACGGCCAGCCCGATGCCTTCGTCCACATCTCGGCCGTCGAGCGCGCCGGCATGACCAACCTCAACGAAGGCGACCGGCTCGAGTTCGAGCTGGAGGTCGATCGTCGGGGCAAATATGCTGCGGTGAATCTCACCCCGCTCAGCTGA